The following are encoded together in the Cicer arietinum cultivar CDC Frontier isolate Library 1 chromosome 2, Cicar.CDCFrontier_v2.0, whole genome shotgun sequence genome:
- the LOC101509783 gene encoding oleosin Ara h 10.0101, whose amino-acid sequence MAQPQVQVHSTAAHRPETGSYPTQQYPSKEVFTYPQYQHRSDNDGGIIRSLFSDTGFSTSQILAIFIGVPISGLLLFLAGISLIVSLIGLAIVTPLFVLFSPVLLPAIFTLGLAVVGVLIADACGLTGLMSLSWTLKYFRDLQGVVPGQVDYLKGSVADVAGYVGQKTKDVGQKTKEVGQDIQAKAHETKRST is encoded by the coding sequence ATGGCACAACCTCAAGTCCAAGTCCACTCAACAGCAGCACACCGTCCCGAAACTGGTTCCTACCCAACCCAACAATACCCTAGCAAAGAAGTTTTTACCTATCCACAATACCAACATCGTTCCGACAACGATGGTGGTATAATTAGGTCTCTCTTTTCTGATACAGGTTTTTCAACCTCTCAAATTCTCGCAATTTTCATAGGAGTTCCTATAAGTGGTTTACTTCTTTTTCTAGCTGGCATTTCACTTATCGTCAGTTTAATTGGACTGGCGATAGTGACACCACTTTTTGTACTTTTTAGCCCAGTTTTGCTTCCGGCTATCTTTACCTTAGGGCTAGCGGTGGTCGGAGTATTGATAGCCGATGCTTGCGGGTTGACGGGACTGATGTCGTTGTCATGGACACTGAAGTACTTTAGGGACTTACAAGGGGTGGTGCCGGGGCAAGTAGACTACTTGAAGGGTAGTGTGGCTGACGTGGCAGGATATGTTGGACAAAAGACTAAGGATGTTGGACAAAAGACTAAGGAGGTAGGACAAGACATACAAGCAAAGGCACATGAAACTAAGAGATCAACATGA
- the LOC113785388 gene encoding alkane hydroxylase MAH1-like, with product MYTLSYASIICALLTFLCILNQIHRQRSCRYPVFIDYPFIGMLLPLIQNMWRIHDFITERLIQLHKTAEFKGPWFTNMNFLMTSDPINVHHIMSKSFDNYVKGPEFCEIFEPFGDGIFTSDSDKWKYHRSLLHSVFKQREFEILQEKILHTKLETSLLPMLDHVEKQGSVLDLQDVFSRLTFDNICSITIGCDPKCLSIDFPYVVCEKAFDQIEEGIFYRHVTPKFIWKLQKFLGISHEKKMTKACKEFDQFIYASIESKKEELRKGSKNIELVDLLTHFMRKDNGSQHIIHDDKFLRDSAFNLIAAGRDTITSGLTWFFYLVSTHPLVETKILEEIKENFKTINIEKKLSGNDLKKLVYLHGAICETLRLFPPVPFERKQVVKGDILPSGHIIDPNTMVLFSLYLMGRFEDIWGKDCLEFKPERWISERGKIVHQPSYKFSIFNAGPRTCLGKDFSFIQLKMIATSILCNYRVHVVQGHIPTPSHSIILHSKNGLKVRITKRQN from the coding sequence GATTATCCTTTTATTGGCATGTTGTTACCTCTCATTCAAAACATGTGGCGAATTCATGATTTCATAACTGAGAGACTCATACAACTCCATAAAACTGCTGAATTCAAGGGACCTTGGTTTACCAACATGAATTTTTTGATGACTAGTGACCCTATCAATGTTCATCACATAATGAGCAAGTCTTTTGACAACTATGTCAAAGGTCCTGAATTTTGTGAAATTTTTGAACCATTTGGTGATGGAATATTTACTAGTGATTCGGATAAATGGAAATACCATAGGTCTTTGTTGCACTCTGTTTTCAAACAGAGAGAGTTTGAAATTTTGCAAGAGAAAATCTTACACACAAAATTGGAGACAAGCTTGCTTCCTATGTTGGATCATGTGGAAAAACAAGGGTCAGTTTTGGATCTACAAGATGTCTTTAGTCGATTAACATTCGACAACATTTGTTCCATAACTATTGGATGTGATCCTAAGTGTCTTTCAATTGACTTCCCCTATGTTGTTTGTGAAAAGGCTTTTGACCAAATTGAAGAAGGTATATTCTATAGACATGttactccaaaatttatttgGAAGTTGCAAAAATTCCTTGGAATTAGTCATGAGAAAAAAATGACCAAAGCATGCAAAGAATTTGATCAATTTATATATGCAAGTATAGAGTCCAAAAAAGAGGAGCTAAGAAAAGGTAgcaaaaatattgaattggtTGATTTGTTAACACATTTTATGAGAAAAGATAACGGATCACAACATATAATACATGATGACAAGTTTCTCAGAGATAGTGCATTCAATCTAATTGCGGCAGGAAGAGATACTATAACTTCGGGGCTTACATGGTTTTTTTATCTTGTTTCTACACACCCTTTAGTCGAAACTAAAATACTTGAAGAgattaaagaaaattttaagactattaatattgaaaaaaagttaagtgggaatgatttgaaaaaattaGTTTATCTTCATGGTGCTATATGTGAGACTCTAAGGCTTTTTCCTCCTGTACCCTTTGAGAGAAAACAAGTAGTGAAAGGTGATATACTTCCAAGTGGACACATTATTGATCCTAATACAATGGTACTATTTTCTTTGTATTTAATGGGGAGATTTGAAGATATATGGGGAAAAGATTGCTTGGAGTTCAAGCCAGAGAGATGGATATCTGAAAGAGGAAAAATTGTTCATCAACCATCTTACAAATTCTCTATTTTTAATGCTGGACCTAGGACTTGTTTGGGTAAAGACTTTTCCTTCATTCAACTTAAGATGATAGCAACTTCTATTTTGTGCAACTATCGTGTCCATGTTGTTCAAGGTCATATTCCTACTCCAAGCCATTCAATTATCCTTCATAGCAAGAATGGCTTGAAAGTTAGGATTACAAAAAGACAAAATTGA
- the LOC101509459 gene encoding eukaryotic translation initiation factor 3 subunit I-like: MRPILMKGHERPLTFLKYNRDGDLLFSCAKDHNPTVWFADNGERLGTYRGHNGAVWCCDVSRDSGRLITGSADQTAKLWDVQSGQQLFTFNFDSPARSVDFSVGDKLAVITTDPFMELTSAIHVKRIAKDPKDQTGESLLVIKGPQGRINRAIWGPLNRTIISAGEDSVVRIWDSETGKLLKESDKESGHKKTITSLAKSADGSHFLTGSLDKSSKLWDARTLSLVKTYVTERPVNAVAMSPLLNHVVLGGGQDASAVTTTDHRAGKFEAKFFDKILQEEIGGVKGHFGPINALAFNPDGRSFSSGGEDGYVRVHHFDQEYYNIKI, from the exons ATGAGGCCTATACTGATGAAAGGCCATGAGAGGCCATTGACGTTCCTCAAGTACAACAGGGATGGTGATCTCCTTTTTTCTTGCGCCAAAGATCACAACCCCACCGTGTGGTTTGCTGACAATGGAGAACGTTTGGGCACTTATCGAGGCCATAATGGTGCCGTTTGGTGCTGTGATGTATCCA GAGATTCTGGCCGACTCATTACAGGCAGTGCAGACCAGACGGCAAAGCTATGGGATGTGCAAAGTGGTCAGCAGTTGTTCACCTTCAATTTTGATTCCCCTGCAAGATCTGTTGACTTCAGTGTCGGTGATAAGCTTGCAGTTATTACCACTGATCCGTTTATGGAACTGACTTCAGCAATCCATGTCAAACGCATTGCTAAAGATCCCAAAGACC AGACTGGCGAATCTCTGCTTGTCATTAAGGGCCCTCAGGGAAGAATCAATAGAGCCATTTGGGGACCCCTCAACAGAACCATCATCAGTGCCGGAGAAGATTCCGTCGTTCGTATTTGGGATTCTGAg ACTGGAAAACTACTTAAGGAGTCTGACAAGGAATCTGGACACAAAAAGACAATAACTTCACTTGCCAAATCTGCTGATGGTTCACACTTCCTAACCGGCTCCCTTGATAAGTCTTCTAAg CTTTGGGATGCAAGAACACTGTCTCTAGTCAAGACATATGTGACAGAACGACCTGTCAATGCTGTTGCAATGTCGCCTCTTCTTAATCAT GTGGTGCTTGGAGGTGGTCAGGATGCATCAGCTGTTACAACTACTGATCATCGTGCTGGAAAATTCGAAGCCAAGTTCTTTGATAAG ATTCTTCAAGAAGAAATTGGGGGTGTGAAAGGGCATTTTGGACCGATTAATGCACTGGCCTTTAACCCTGATGGAAGAAG TTTTTCAAGTGGAGGTGAAGATGGATATGTACGTGTGCACCACTTTGACCAAGAgtattataatatcaaaatttag
- the LOC101508089 gene encoding LOB domain-containing protein 25 isoform X2, translated as MMASNSPCAACKFLRRKCNQDCIFAPYFPPEEPHKFANVHKIFGASNVSKILNEVLPHQREDAVNSLAYEAEARIKDPVYGCVGAISVLQRQLIRLQKELDATNADLIRFSTNQGSSFFNYPSNWNNDS; from the coding sequence ATGATGGCCTCAAATTCTCCATGTGCTGCATGCAAGTTTCTAAGAAGGAAATGCAATCAAGATTGTATCTTTGCACCTTATTTTCCACCAGAAGAGCCTCATAAATTTGCAAATGTTCACAAAATATTTGGTGCAAGCAATGTgagtaaaatattaaatgaagtTTTACCTCATCAAAGGGAGGATGCAGTGAATTCTCTAGCTTATGAAGCTGAAGCAAGAATTAAAGATCCAGTTTATGGTTGTGTTGGAGCAATTTCAGTGCTCCAAAGACAACTCATTAGGCTTCAAAAAGAACTTGATGCTACTAATGCTGATTTGATCCGTTTTAGTACTAATCAAGgttcttctttttttaattaccCTTCTAATTGGAACAATGATTCTTAG
- the LOC101508089 gene encoding LOB domain-containing protein 25 isoform X1 codes for MEVAHSLLVSHDKIEIMMASNSPCAACKFLRRKCNQDCIFAPYFPPEEPHKFANVHKIFGASNVSKILNEVLPHQREDAVNSLAYEAEARIKDPVYGCVGAISVLQRQLIRLQKELDATNADLIRFSTNQGSSFFNYPSNWNNDS; via the exons ATGGAGGTTGCTCATTCACTACTTGTGTCTCACGACAAAATTGAG ATTATGATGGCCTCAAATTCTCCATGTGCTGCATGCAAGTTTCTAAGAAGGAAATGCAATCAAGATTGTATCTTTGCACCTTATTTTCCACCAGAAGAGCCTCATAAATTTGCAAATGTTCACAAAATATTTGGTGCAAGCAATGTgagtaaaatattaaatgaagtTTTACCTCATCAAAGGGAGGATGCAGTGAATTCTCTAGCTTATGAAGCTGAAGCAAGAATTAAAGATCCAGTTTATGGTTGTGTTGGAGCAATTTCAGTGCTCCAAAGACAACTCATTAGGCTTCAAAAAGAACTTGATGCTACTAATGCTGATTTGATCCGTTTTAGTACTAATCAAGgttcttctttttttaattaccCTTCTAATTGGAACAATGATTCTTAG